From Synoicihabitans lomoniglobus, the proteins below share one genomic window:
- a CDS encoding sialidase family protein: MTKPHSLLFALSLLLGSTLSTTAEVSFNRDSLVVPESAKVTVSAENYPGITNPNPRGGWYYKCANIVLAADGSLVASWQLSDNHVSLMSHIMVARSSDGGRTWGDYQSIAQADVWLDHSVYVVPQMSVLRDGRIVIISDWGKRHPGQSFPMLAHWQKPDRGMANFIFWSEDNGKTWTKPEKIDDVGGEPGYILEMSDGTLAYTRTSSNTTDLLKNPPLPWGDIYYRNEIVFSDDRGSTWGRPTWVSDSPFYGDCEVGLVELSPNHLLGVTRIGLGNGQFGHPSRLLYSDDGGRSWPRAELAPFYGQRPHIRKLQSGRYLVTYRNRWGTPGTRALVFDPQEDSGFQPNSWILDEERCELTSNQMTLRTEHGQRGAVTFNLYPAQDDQSRVEMEATLRVDSTATNGVTLSAGCWVHLANDRVYLGDRPETGFALDTKKWHDYRIVRENGSIRIDVDGRERLRADIADIWVRPVRFGNRAVSGPVEAKHGHVEPYSQNRSVSHWKNVSVKVDNATDYDIKWSWQSTQGYPDQFRRDRTVVLDYSYPGDCGYSSSTQLPDGRIVIVDYTTGGDLDSYSWGAEGRGTAPFVRAYHVTEADLVRP, translated from the coding sequence ATGACCAAACCCCATTCGCTTCTTTTTGCTCTTTCATTGCTGCTTGGATCGACCCTGTCGACGACGGCGGAGGTCTCCTTCAACCGCGATTCACTGGTCGTGCCAGAATCGGCCAAAGTCACCGTGTCGGCTGAGAATTATCCGGGAATCACCAATCCCAATCCGCGGGGCGGTTGGTATTACAAGTGCGCCAACATCGTGCTCGCGGCGGACGGTTCACTGGTGGCGAGTTGGCAACTGTCGGACAATCACGTTTCCTTGATGAGTCACATCATGGTGGCTCGGTCCTCCGATGGCGGACGAACTTGGGGGGATTATCAATCCATCGCCCAAGCCGACGTGTGGCTCGATCACAGCGTGTATGTGGTGCCGCAGATGAGTGTGCTTCGCGACGGTCGAATCGTGATCATCAGCGATTGGGGCAAACGCCATCCCGGGCAAAGTTTCCCGATGCTCGCGCATTGGCAGAAGCCCGATCGCGGGATGGCGAATTTCATTTTCTGGAGCGAAGACAATGGGAAAACCTGGACCAAGCCGGAGAAGATCGACGACGTCGGCGGCGAGCCCGGCTACATTCTTGAAATGAGTGACGGCACGCTCGCCTACACGCGCACGTCCTCCAATACAACCGACCTGCTCAAGAACCCACCGTTGCCGTGGGGCGATATCTATTACCGCAACGAAATCGTGTTTTCCGACGACCGAGGAAGCACGTGGGGACGGCCGACCTGGGTGTCGGACAGCCCGTTCTACGGGGATTGCGAAGTGGGCTTGGTCGAGCTTTCGCCGAACCACCTTCTCGGAGTGACGCGCATCGGTTTGGGCAACGGGCAATTCGGTCACCCTAGTCGACTGCTCTACAGTGATGATGGCGGCCGGTCGTGGCCGCGGGCAGAGTTGGCGCCGTTTTATGGCCAACGTCCCCATATTCGCAAACTGCAGTCGGGTCGCTATCTGGTGACGTATCGCAATCGTTGGGGCACGCCCGGCACACGCGCGTTGGTGTTTGATCCGCAGGAGGACAGCGGATTTCAGCCGAACTCGTGGATTCTGGACGAAGAACGCTGTGAACTGACCTCGAACCAGATGACGTTGCGCACCGAACACGGCCAGCGCGGAGCGGTGACGTTTAACTTGTATCCCGCTCAGGATGACCAATCTCGCGTGGAGATGGAGGCGACCCTGCGCGTCGATTCCACGGCGACCAATGGTGTCACACTCAGTGCTGGATGCTGGGTGCACCTAGCGAATGACCGGGTCTATCTGGGAGATCGTCCGGAGACGGGGTTCGCGCTCGATACCAAGAAGTGGCACGACTACCGCATCGTGAGGGAAAACGGATCCATTCGCATCGACGTGGATGGAAGGGAACGTCTGCGCGCTGATATTGCCGACATCTGGGTGCGGCCGGTGCGTTTCGGAAATCGGGCGGTGTCAGGCCCGGTCGAAGCGAAGCACGGTCACGTTGAACCCTATTCCCAGAATCGCAGCGTGAGCCACTGGAAAAACGTGAGCGTGAAGGTTGATAACGCGACCGATTACGACATCAAGTGGAGCTGGCAATCAACGCAGGGTTACCCTGACCAATTCCGGCGCGACCGCACCGTTGTGCTCGACTATTCGTATCCGGGGGACTGTGGATACAGTTCATCGACGCAACTCCCGGACGGTCGAATTGTCATCGTCGATTACACCACGGGAGGTGATCTCGACAGCTATTCCTGGGGGGCGGAAGGCCGCGGCACGGCGCCGTTTGTGCGCGCTTACCATGTGACCGAAGCGGACCTGGTGCGTCCTTGA
- a CDS encoding kelch repeat-containing protein, whose protein sequence is MSVALAVEPDSSKLFQWERWPDLPDPVGLKGMAAGVSNGHVVLAGGSNFPVPPRDGGPKTLATAIYVRAVGANAQTPWRRVPAVLPAGWAEGAAVTTEFGVVALGGLATNGAQAGVFLLGYSPKIRDVTRRLLPDLPVPLASLAAVYSGGVIYVAGGDTGTSASSQFWALNLAAAVDDPKGPHWQSLPSWSGPARFGAVLTALGKADHTRLYLLGGRIKTGRPVSESDYRNDAYRYDPKSNTWEVLPEMPHAVLLGGVLPLDENRLAVVGGSDGHDLDRMAELGARYRIPDRVMVFDTRRDEWELTDPMPLGVVGAPIVPLPNGGWLVVGGEYSPGLRTPRVYEVTVASETTGAFR, encoded by the coding sequence ATGTCCGTTGCTCTCGCTGTCGAACCCGACTCTTCGAAATTGTTCCAATGGGAACGATGGCCCGATCTGCCCGATCCCGTCGGATTGAAGGGCATGGCGGCAGGCGTCAGTAACGGGCACGTGGTGCTTGCGGGAGGCTCCAATTTTCCGGTGCCACCGCGGGATGGCGGGCCTAAAACTCTGGCGACGGCCATCTATGTGCGGGCGGTCGGCGCGAACGCGCAAACGCCCTGGCGACGCGTGCCGGCAGTCTTGCCCGCCGGGTGGGCCGAAGGTGCGGCGGTGACCACGGAGTTCGGGGTCGTGGCCCTTGGCGGTTTGGCGACGAACGGGGCCCAGGCAGGAGTATTTTTGTTGGGTTATAGTCCGAAAATACGAGACGTGACGCGACGCCTTTTGCCGGACCTGCCCGTGCCGCTGGCGAGTCTGGCGGCGGTTTATAGCGGCGGAGTGATCTATGTGGCGGGAGGCGACACCGGGACATCCGCTTCGAGTCAGTTTTGGGCACTCAACCTTGCGGCGGCGGTGGACGATCCCAAGGGGCCGCATTGGCAATCGTTACCCAGTTGGTCCGGTCCCGCCCGGTTCGGTGCGGTGCTCACGGCGCTGGGCAAGGCGGATCATACGCGGCTGTATCTGCTGGGCGGACGAATCAAAACCGGTCGCCCGGTGAGCGAGTCGGATTATCGGAATGACGCTTATCGGTATGACCCAAAATCGAATACCTGGGAGGTGCTGCCGGAGATGCCGCATGCGGTGCTCTTGGGCGGAGTGTTGCCCCTGGATGAAAATCGGCTGGCGGTCGTGGGAGGATCGGACGGACACGATTTGGACCGCATGGCGGAACTGGGAGCGCGGTATCGGATCCCGGATCGGGTGATGGTTTTTGATACGCGTCGAGACGAGTGGGAATTGACGGATCCGATGCCTCTCGGCGTGGTGGGCGCTCCCATCGTGCCGTTGCCGAATGGAGGTTGGTTGGTGGTGGGCGGCGAATATTCACCCGGACTACGAACCCCTCGGGTTTATGAGGTTACCGTCGCGTCGGAAACCACGGGAGCGTTTCGATGA
- a CDS encoding sodium:solute symporter family transporter, translating into MSGLDYIILFLYLGLVCGIAAFFSGRQKSLKDYFMGDRNIPWYAAAFSGVATIASAASFLGGPGMAFSGNLQFLQYRLAMPLVLGIICGIILPMFFRLQVYSIYEYLERRFDFRVRLVASGLFLLLKAGYLAICIYAPALVLSRTLGVSMTWIVIGVGGVTALYTMVGGIKAVIWTDTMQLGIYLGAIVLVISLIANQVDGGLAGVIQIAGDHGRLSFFNFSTDFSERYTFWGGLFGGTVFTISQFGVDQAEVQRFLTTANVRQSNIAMISSMIAASLVGVAIFFIGAALFAFYQTHPEKMGEAVISSNGIFPKFIVEELPTGVKGLLVAAILAAAMSTISSILNSMSTVVLSDIWPRVRADVPGVRAGRGFTVVFGVTATVLASFGSRFGNILEAAVLVSNLFGGSLVGTFLLGMLVRRVTARGALIGMLSGFATAIGLWQGTSVASLWYGVFSLAVVFVVGLLASLLEAPPPAEKWRGLVVGTSPLPDD; encoded by the coding sequence ATGAGCGGATTGGATTACATCATTCTCTTTTTGTATCTCGGGCTCGTTTGCGGCATCGCAGCGTTCTTTTCGGGGCGACAGAAATCGCTGAAGGACTATTTCATGGGCGATCGCAATATCCCGTGGTATGCGGCGGCGTTTTCGGGCGTGGCCACGATCGCGAGTGCGGCGTCGTTTCTGGGAGGCCCGGGCATGGCGTTTTCGGGTAATCTGCAGTTCCTGCAATACCGGTTGGCGATGCCGCTCGTGCTGGGTATCATTTGCGGGATCATCCTGCCGATGTTCTTCCGCCTGCAGGTGTATTCGATTTATGAATATCTGGAGCGGCGTTTCGATTTTCGGGTCCGTTTGGTGGCGAGTGGACTGTTCCTGTTGCTTAAGGCGGGTTATCTCGCGATCTGCATCTATGCGCCCGCGCTGGTGTTGTCCCGGACGCTCGGCGTCTCCATGACATGGATCGTGATCGGGGTGGGCGGAGTGACTGCGCTATACACCATGGTGGGCGGCATAAAAGCGGTGATCTGGACCGACACCATGCAGTTGGGTATTTATCTCGGTGCGATCGTGTTGGTGATCAGTTTGATCGCAAATCAAGTTGATGGGGGCTTGGCCGGGGTGATTCAGATTGCGGGCGATCACGGCCGGTTGAGTTTCTTTAATTTCTCCACTGACTTTTCCGAACGTTACACGTTCTGGGGTGGGCTGTTCGGAGGGACGGTATTTACCATCAGTCAATTTGGGGTGGATCAGGCGGAAGTGCAGCGGTTTCTCACCACCGCGAATGTGCGGCAGTCCAATATTGCCATGATCAGCTCCATGATCGCGGCCTCACTTGTGGGCGTGGCGATCTTCTTTATCGGCGCGGCGCTCTTTGCCTTTTATCAGACGCACCCGGAGAAGATGGGGGAAGCGGTGATCAGTTCGAATGGCATCTTTCCGAAGTTCATTGTCGAAGAGTTGCCGACCGGGGTCAAAGGCCTGCTCGTGGCCGCTATCCTAGCGGCGGCGATGTCGACGATAAGTTCGATTCTCAATTCGATGTCGACCGTGGTGTTGTCGGATATCTGGCCACGGGTGAGAGCGGATGTCCCGGGAGTTCGAGCCGGGCGTGGGTTTACCGTCGTGTTTGGTGTGACCGCGACAGTGTTGGCGAGTTTCGGTTCTCGTTTCGGCAATATTCTGGAAGCGGCGGTGTTGGTTTCGAATCTATTCGGGGGCAGTCTGGTGGGCACGTTTTTGCTTGGCATGCTGGTGCGACGAGTGACGGCTCGGGGGGCTTTGATTGGAATGTTGAGCGGGTTCGCGACCGCGATCGGTTTGTGGCAAGGCACATCCGTCGCGAGTCTGTGGTATGGCGTGTTTTCGCTCGCGGTCGTTTTTGTCGTAGGCCTTTTGGCCAGTCTGCTCGAAGCTCCGCCGCCCGCGGAGAAATGGCGTGGTTTGGTGGTGGGCACGTCTCCATTGCCGGATGATTGA
- a CDS encoding helix-turn-helix domain-containing protein encodes MSFYAFHRAGYGRFDRDHPIGPASWPHHDLLVVHQGKILLRFPATDHDLELDAHEGVLIWPYTAFSGYVISHHARVSIQHFTVCPGVPSPLAPLLAQRQGWTPLDPAYPHHLIRDIELSLACSCSFPSAPSPRAQLEREARLTVVLTQGGLLTTNLTHPRQRLPLPPLTAWIQDRLAGLPRVSELAEAFDLSTSRFRTVFLAEHGVPVGEFIRSVRDTEARRLLSETYEPMKAIAAGLGFSDVVAFHRAFKSRHGQTPAAYRREHRILA; translated from the coding sequence ATGTCTTTTTATGCGTTCCATCGCGCTGGATACGGTCGCTTTGATCGAGACCACCCGATCGGTCCCGCCAGTTGGCCTCACCACGACCTTCTGGTGGTGCACCAAGGAAAGATCCTCCTGCGTTTTCCTGCGACCGACCATGATCTGGAACTCGACGCCCATGAGGGCGTGCTCATTTGGCCCTACACCGCCTTTTCGGGATACGTGATCAGCCATCATGCACGCGTATCCATTCAACACTTTACCGTGTGCCCTGGAGTGCCCTCGCCCCTCGCCCCCTTGCTCGCTCAACGCCAAGGATGGACGCCCCTCGACCCCGCCTATCCACACCACCTCATTCGCGATATCGAGCTCAGCCTCGCGTGCAGCTGTTCTTTCCCATCCGCCCCCTCTCCCAGGGCGCAGCTCGAGCGTGAAGCTCGTCTCACGGTCGTGCTGACTCAAGGCGGACTATTGACGACCAACCTCACGCACCCACGGCAACGCCTGCCCTTGCCTCCCCTCACCGCATGGATTCAAGATCGCTTGGCAGGACTCCCCCGGGTCAGCGAACTCGCCGAGGCTTTCGACCTTTCCACCAGTCGCTTTCGCACCGTTTTTCTCGCGGAACATGGCGTCCCAGTGGGCGAGTTCATTCGCTCTGTTCGTGACACAGAGGCCCGCCGCCTTTTGAGTGAAACGTATGAACCCATGAAGGCAATCGCCGCTGGCCTCGGCTTCTCCGATGTCGTTGCGTTTCACCGCGCTTTCAAATCCCGTCATGGCCAAACCCCCGCCGCCTATCGGCGAGAACACCGCATCCTGGCTTAA
- a CDS encoding DUF455 family protein encodes MTLPESTVFPPAALRSHQINGAKPESWSSQTIASGVTQLTTLFALQRELVRSSAAWLAGVPYWDAKEQLARHILADARAAEAVLQRLHELKASGVEHQQVAGVQALGHDLACAPHGDAWLRAHYRVVKPALIAELTSFLQRSDPVMDAPTHDVIRHVRAVWQTQVSWFVEFTPSYSAWEYADDETANWESRVKAVMALVSLDAADFYPRDARLSPGERSADFEGIARVRRDKTCRLANDTGFPREGATFEQKRFLVFYNHTQEMQFAESLGEILYETVEMPWAFHLDLARHLADEVRHAGMGVERLRQLGVELTEIPMQTQHYKFRTNMSAMERFCLMTLVMEATAFERKRANVELFESHGDEVSLLYETYDIRDEMLHTNLGHVWVPILLRVYHDARSVKALTEHCRGLIAQVITTYPANAANMVRR; translated from the coding sequence ATGACTCTGCCTGAATCGACTGTTTTCCCTCCCGCTGCGCTGCGGTCTCATCAAATCAACGGAGCGAAACCGGAAAGTTGGTCTTCCCAGACCATCGCCTCGGGAGTCACGCAGTTGACGACGTTGTTCGCGTTACAGCGTGAATTGGTGCGGAGCTCGGCGGCGTGGCTGGCAGGCGTGCCTTACTGGGATGCGAAGGAGCAGCTCGCGCGACACATTCTCGCGGATGCGCGGGCGGCGGAGGCCGTCCTGCAACGGTTGCACGAATTGAAGGCCTCTGGCGTGGAGCACCAACAGGTGGCCGGGGTGCAGGCACTGGGCCATGACCTCGCGTGCGCCCCGCATGGCGATGCGTGGTTGCGGGCCCACTATCGCGTGGTGAAACCGGCGTTGATCGCCGAGCTGACATCGTTTTTGCAACGTAGTGATCCGGTGATGGACGCGCCCACTCACGACGTGATTCGGCACGTGCGGGCGGTGTGGCAAACCCAGGTTTCGTGGTTCGTCGAATTCACGCCGTCGTATTCAGCATGGGAATACGCGGACGACGAAACGGCAAACTGGGAGTCCAGGGTCAAAGCGGTCATGGCTTTGGTGAGTTTGGATGCGGCCGATTTTTACCCCCGCGATGCGCGCCTGTCTCCCGGTGAACGCTCGGCGGATTTCGAGGGAATCGCGAGAGTTCGCCGCGACAAGACCTGCCGATTGGCGAATGATACGGGATTCCCACGGGAGGGGGCGACTTTTGAACAGAAGCGATTTCTGGTGTTCTACAATCACACCCAAGAAATGCAGTTTGCGGAGTCATTGGGAGAGATTCTGTATGAGACCGTGGAGATGCCGTGGGCCTTCCATCTCGATTTGGCGCGGCACCTGGCTGATGAGGTGCGCCATGCGGGCATGGGGGTGGAGCGATTGCGGCAGCTGGGGGTGGAGCTAACCGAGATTCCGATGCAAACCCAACACTACAAATTCCGAACGAACATGAGTGCGATGGAGCGGTTTTGTCTCATGACCCTCGTGATGGAAGCGACGGCGTTTGAGCGTAAACGAGCCAATGTTGAACTTTTTGAATCTCATGGCGACGAGGTTTCGCTCCTCTACGAAACCTACGATATCCGCGATGAAATGCTGCACACAAACCTAGGTCACGTGTGGGTGCCTATTCTGTTGCGAGTCTACCACGATGCACGCTCGGTCAAAGCCCTGACTGAGCATTGTCGAGGTCTGATCGCGCAGGTCATCACGACCTACCCCGCGAACGCCGCTAACATGGTGAGACGGTAA
- a CDS encoding SIMPL domain-containing protein: MTRFRRFSLLSALALGVAFLVPAASAQTSPVDPSAPRILTVTGQESVRIPATLAQISIVIAAQEETSAAASQAVIKPSQAVLAYLKDHDADRIQAGALTLNPIYSRNKASSLRNNESDVVAYAALWNATFTVPADKAGEFAAGVIAAGANRVTRFDFIASDDAINDARTEALQAATRQARDTAEAVLSTLDHRINEVVRIHVNSNGPVRPMQRGMMQMAALESSGGSPAVEPGFIDIEGNVTLEVRY, encoded by the coding sequence ATGACCCGATTTCGCCGTTTCTCACTCCTCTCCGCGCTGGCGCTCGGCGTCGCGTTTCTCGTGCCCGCCGCTTCCGCCCAGACCTCCCCGGTCGACCCCTCGGCGCCGCGCATCCTCACGGTGACCGGACAGGAAAGCGTGCGCATCCCGGCCACCCTTGCTCAGATCTCGATCGTTATTGCCGCGCAGGAGGAAACCTCCGCGGCGGCCAGTCAGGCGGTGATCAAACCTTCGCAAGCCGTGCTGGCCTATCTGAAGGACCACGATGCCGACCGCATCCAGGCCGGTGCGCTCACGCTCAACCCCATTTACAGTCGCAACAAGGCGAGCTCCCTGCGAAACAATGAATCCGACGTCGTCGCCTACGCCGCGTTGTGGAACGCCACCTTCACGGTGCCCGCCGATAAAGCGGGTGAGTTCGCGGCCGGAGTGATCGCAGCGGGAGCCAACCGCGTGACCCGTTTCGATTTCATCGCATCGGATGACGCGATTAACGACGCTCGCACTGAAGCCCTGCAAGCGGCCACTCGCCAAGCCCGCGACACGGCCGAAGCCGTCCTCTCCACGCTCGACCACCGCATCAACGAAGTCGTGCGCATCCACGTCAACAGCAACGGGCCCGTCCGCCCGATGCAGCGCGGTATGATGCAGATGGCCGCCCTGGAATCGTCCGGCGGTTCCCCCGCCGTCGAACCCGGCTTCATCGACATCGAAGGCAACGTCACCCTCGAGGTGCGCTACTGA